In a single window of the Bradyrhizobium sp. ORS 285 genome:
- the pncA gene encoding bifunctional nicotinamidase/pyrazinamidase codes for MQIKTNEDVLLIIDVQNDFCPGGALAVAEGDAVVPVINRLSAMFDHVVLTQDWHPAGHSSFASSHPGKAPFESVTMPYGPQTLWPDHCIQGTPGAAFHPGLSTDKAQMIIRKGFRGSIDSYSAFFENDKTTPTGLAGYLRERGLTRVFLVGLATDFCVHYSAVDARRLGFEAIVIDSACRGIDLGGSMAAAKAEGAEAGVIRLPELA; via the coding sequence ATGCAGATCAAGACCAACGAGGATGTGCTGCTCATCATCGATGTGCAGAACGATTTCTGCCCGGGCGGCGCGCTTGCGGTCGCCGAGGGCGACGCGGTGGTGCCGGTGATCAACCGGCTGAGCGCGATGTTCGATCACGTCGTGCTGACCCAGGACTGGCATCCGGCGGGACACAGTTCGTTCGCCTCCAGCCATCCCGGCAAGGCGCCGTTCGAGAGCGTCACGATGCCCTATGGGCCGCAGACCCTGTGGCCGGACCACTGCATCCAGGGCACGCCGGGCGCGGCGTTTCATCCAGGGCTTTCGACCGACAAGGCGCAGATGATCATCCGCAAGGGTTTTCGCGGCAGCATCGATTCCTATTCGGCGTTCTTCGAGAACGACAAGACCACGCCGACCGGGCTCGCCGGCTATTTGCGCGAGCGCGGTTTGACGCGGGTTTTCCTGGTCGGGCTCGCGACCGATTTCTGCGTGCACTACTCGGCGGTCGACGCCCGCCGGCTCGGCTTCGAGGCGATCGTGATCGACAGCGCCTGCCGCGGCATCGATCTCGGCGGCTCGATGGCCGCCGCCAAGGCCGAAGGCGCCGAGGCCGGCGTGATCAGGCTGCCGGAGCTGGCGTGA
- a CDS encoding ABC transporter substrate-binding protein, with the protein MTASSRRFPLSRRRLLTAAASLSAGVITAPYVARAEEPVLNITGWGGKWGDVMKAEIGPAFEAEFKCKLKTDTALPFLPKLQASSRSAPIYDVLHTNSNEQWAAVEMGLVEPKVDPKLVPNMADVYPYAVSDKIVGVCIFTSAIGLGMRTDKGYSNISSWKELWDAKYNGVRGGYVIPVNSLGQAFLMMCGTLYGKGQTDLDAAYAALEKLKPIKLVDFTGAMEKLFLSGEVGLGVIHDSGIYRYDGQNQPIDFITPSEGVLSLEQVLSITPGSKMKELANAYINYMLRPEVQKRLAETVWYSPANKKVKLDAKYDAKLLTTPEKVSKLIQVDWKWYNAQKDEIDSRVNRIFRA; encoded by the coding sequence ATGACCGCCTCATCGCGTCGCTTTCCCCTGAGCCGCCGGCGCCTGCTGACCGCGGCGGCCTCGCTCAGTGCCGGCGTCATCACGGCGCCCTATGTCGCGCGCGCCGAGGAGCCGGTGCTGAACATCACCGGCTGGGGCGGCAAATGGGGCGACGTGATGAAGGCCGAGATCGGCCCGGCGTTCGAGGCCGAGTTCAAGTGCAAGCTCAAGACCGACACCGCGCTGCCGTTCCTGCCGAAGCTGCAGGCGAGCTCGCGCTCGGCGCCGATCTACGACGTGCTGCACACCAACTCCAACGAGCAGTGGGCGGCCGTCGAGATGGGCCTCGTCGAGCCCAAGGTCGATCCGAAGCTCGTGCCCAACATGGCCGACGTCTATCCCTACGCCGTCAGCGACAAGATCGTCGGCGTCTGCATCTTCACCAGCGCGATCGGGCTGGGGATGCGCACCGACAAGGGCTATTCCAACATCTCCTCCTGGAAGGAGCTGTGGGACGCGAAGTACAACGGCGTGCGCGGCGGCTACGTCATCCCGGTCAACAGCCTCGGCCAGGCCTTCCTGATGATGTGCGGCACGCTCTACGGCAAGGGCCAGACCGATCTCGACGCCGCCTATGCCGCGCTGGAGAAGCTGAAGCCGATCAAGCTCGTCGATTTCACCGGCGCGATGGAGAAGCTGTTCCTGTCCGGCGAGGTCGGGCTCGGTGTGATCCACGATTCCGGCATCTATCGTTACGACGGCCAGAACCAGCCGATCGACTTCATCACGCCGAGCGAAGGCGTGCTGTCGCTGGAGCAGGTGCTCAGCATCACGCCCGGCAGCAAGATGAAGGAGCTGGCCAACGCCTACATCAACTACATGCTGCGCCCGGAGGTTCAAAAGCGCCTCGCCGAGACGGTGTGGTACTCGCCGGCCAACAAGAAGGTGAAGCTCGACGCCAAGTATGACGCCAAGCTTTTGACAACGCCGGAGAAGGTCAGCAAGCTGATCCAGGTCGACTGGAAGTGGTACAACGCGCAGAAAGACGAGATCGACAGCCGGGTGAACCGGATCTTCCGCGCATGA
- a CDS encoding ABC transporter permease produces MPTTSAPRVNSLALLILPSALLFALFFFLPIGLMAVMSVLTGNPVVMPNVGFTTKHYARMGNDSYYLEVIWTTLRIGLWTTLVALVIGYPLAHWMARIKSRTGHALLLMAVLAPMLTGIVVRTFAWMTLLSDKGVINQTLISLGLITKPLQLMYNETGIVIGLVHIYVPFMVLTLTGVIGRIDERLEQAAENLGASPWRAFLEVTLPLSLPGILAGSLLVFALAISAYVTPILLGGFQIMTLPILIYQQISANFNVGFAAALGMVLLVISLSLVIAYNHVLGLVSGQRELQ; encoded by the coding sequence ATGCCGACGACCAGTGCGCCGCGCGTCAACAGCCTTGCCCTGTTGATCCTGCCAAGCGCGCTGCTGTTCGCGTTGTTCTTCTTCCTGCCGATCGGGCTGATGGCCGTCATGAGCGTGCTGACGGGAAATCCCGTCGTCATGCCCAATGTCGGCTTCACCACCAAGCACTATGCCCGCATGGGCAACGACAGCTATTATCTCGAGGTGATCTGGACCACGCTCCGGATCGGCCTCTGGACGACCTTGGTCGCGCTCGTGATCGGCTATCCGCTGGCGCATTGGATGGCGCGGATCAAGAGCCGCACCGGCCATGCCTTGCTGCTGATGGCCGTGCTGGCGCCGATGCTGACCGGCATCGTCGTGCGCACCTTCGCCTGGATGACGCTCCTGTCCGACAAGGGCGTCATCAACCAGACGCTGATCTCGCTCGGGCTGATCACCAAGCCCCTGCAGCTGATGTACAACGAGACCGGGATCGTCATCGGCCTCGTCCACATCTACGTGCCCTTCATGGTGCTCACTCTGACGGGCGTGATCGGCCGCATCGACGAGCGGCTAGAGCAGGCCGCGGAAAACCTCGGTGCGAGCCCCTGGCGCGCCTTCCTCGAAGTCACCCTGCCGCTCAGCCTGCCCGGCATCCTCGCCGGCTCGCTCCTGGTGTTTGCGCTCGCGATCAGCGCCTATGTCACGCCGATCCTGCTCGGCGGCTTCCAGATCATGACCCTGCCGATCCTGATCTACCAGCAGATCTCGGCGAACTTCAACGTCGGCTTCGCGGCGGCGCTCGGCATGGTGCTGCTCGTGATCTCGCTCTCGCTGGTCATTGCCTATAATCACGTGCTCGGCCTCGTCTCCGGCCAGCGCGAGCTGCAGTAG
- a CDS encoding ABC transporter permease, with product MSERSQATPPRWGRRLYLAANIAVLIFLLTPIAIVIVFALNPTPFIQFPPVGVSLRWFEKFFASRDFMHALLFSLEVAAMTTVAATVLGASAALAIARGNLPGSRLIVATMLSPLMLPAILTGLALFQSYVLLDVGRPVWGLVAGHTLVTIPYVVRTTLAVLHHFDVRLEEAAQNLGASPTRTFFEVTLPLVKPGVMAGGIFAFIVSFDQFPVSLFLVAPGSETLPITLFNYLKFDLDGTIGAASVVSILLSFIVVIALDRTVGLRSTVKL from the coding sequence ATGTCTGAGCGCAGCCAGGCGACGCCGCCGCGGTGGGGACGCCGATTGTATCTGGCAGCGAACATCGCGGTCCTGATCTTCTTGCTGACGCCGATCGCGATCGTGATCGTGTTCGCTCTCAACCCCACGCCGTTCATCCAGTTTCCGCCGGTCGGCGTGTCGCTGCGCTGGTTCGAGAAGTTCTTCGCCTCGCGCGACTTCATGCATGCGCTGCTGTTCAGCCTGGAGGTCGCGGCGATGACGACGGTGGCGGCCACTGTCCTTGGCGCGTCCGCGGCGCTCGCCATAGCCCGCGGCAACCTGCCTGGTTCGCGGCTGATCGTCGCGACCATGCTGTCGCCCTTGATGCTGCCGGCGATCCTCACCGGCCTCGCGCTGTTCCAGTCCTACGTGCTGCTCGACGTCGGCCGTCCCGTCTGGGGCCTCGTCGCCGGGCACACGCTGGTGACGATCCCCTACGTCGTCCGCACCACGCTCGCCGTGTTGCATCATTTCGACGTGCGATTGGAGGAAGCCGCGCAGAACCTCGGCGCCAGCCCGACCAGGACGTTCTTCGAAGTGACGCTGCCGCTGGTGAAGCCCGGCGTGATGGCCGGCGGAATCTTCGCCTTCATCGTCTCGTTCGACCAGTTTCCGGTTTCGCTGTTCCTGGTCGCGCCCGGCAGCGAGACCCTGCCGATCACGCTGTTCAACTACCTCAAATTCGATCTCGACGGCACCATCGGCGCCGCCTCGGTGGTCTCGATCCTGCTCTCCTTCATCGTTGTCATCGCGCTCGACCGCACCGTGGGCCTGCGCTCCACCGTCAAACTCTAA
- a CDS encoding IclR family transcriptional regulator → MSALTNAIDILRCFSTTRPDLSFADVQGLTGKPKSSTSRLLRSLRDCGLLEQDPHTRRYRPGLLTFELGRLHRAHDDLLAIAERELRDVCARTGHTGYIAVLDGYQQVVLRIVPGSNPLRVVNPPGQRTPAIVTSNGRAMLARLSDQEIRARVPLDYPKVPANSPQNFNELMARLNEIRRTGISDAADEAIEGVGSQGFALSSGESGELIGIAVSYSVQATTEIERANVRRELNAMATKLRRMTGDPLGQTIEQLAGLAS, encoded by the coding sequence ATGAGCGCCCTGACCAACGCAATCGACATCCTTCGCTGCTTCTCGACGACGCGGCCCGACCTCTCCTTCGCCGACGTCCAGGGCCTGACCGGCAAGCCGAAGAGCTCGACCTCACGCCTGCTCCGCTCGCTGCGCGATTGCGGCCTGCTCGAGCAGGACCCGCACACCCGCCGCTATCGCCCGGGCCTGCTGACCTTCGAACTTGGCCGCCTGCACCGCGCCCATGACGACCTGCTCGCCATTGCCGAGCGCGAGCTTCGCGACGTCTGCGCGCGCACCGGTCACACCGGCTACATCGCGGTGCTCGACGGCTATCAGCAGGTCGTGCTGCGCATCGTGCCGGGCTCCAACCCGCTGCGCGTCGTCAATCCGCCGGGCCAGCGCACGCCGGCGATCGTCACCTCCAATGGCCGCGCGATGCTGGCCCGCCTGTCGGATCAGGAGATCCGCGCGCGCGTGCCGCTCGACTATCCGAAGGTCCCAGCCAACTCGCCGCAGAACTTCAATGAGCTGATGGCGCGGCTGAACGAGATCCGCCGGACCGGCATCTCGGACGCGGCCGATGAGGCCATCGAAGGCGTGGGCTCGCAGGGCTTTGCGCTGTCGAGCGGCGAGAGCGGCGAGCTGATCGGCATCGCCGTGTCGTATTCGGTGCAGGCCACGACCGAGATCGAGCGCGCCAATGTCCGCCGCGAGCTCAACGCCATGGCCACGAAGCTGCGGCGCATGACCGGCGATCCGCTGGGCCAGACCATCGAGCAGTTGGCCGGGCTGGCCTCCTGA
- a CDS encoding DUF917 domain-containing protein encodes MSEVEMKTISLDDIEALAVGAWILGTGGGGSPYLGLLNLRRLYADGHRVQLMSPLDLADDDWVAVVSNMGAPLVGQERLADSRSIARAVRMQEEINNIKFRAVMSVEIGGGNGMQALMAAAHLNIPVVDADCMGRAFPEAQMTSVAIGDLKPYPCTLYDPRGIEAVVTKVPSWKWMERASRKICVEMGSIASTSKAPRTGREVKDWGIHFTTTKAIAIGRAVNAANKNHQDPIAAILDCEGGQRLFTGKIVDVERRTTEGFLRGSAVIEGSDADRGTQLKLSFQNEWIVAWRGDEAIAMSPDLICVLDSVNGHGIGTETVRYGQRVTVIALPAPAVLTSPRGLEFVGPRAFGYDLDFRSLFATAGA; translated from the coding sequence GTGAGCGAGGTCGAGATGAAGACGATCAGCCTCGACGACATCGAGGCGCTCGCGGTCGGCGCCTGGATCCTCGGCACCGGCGGCGGCGGCAGCCCCTATCTCGGCCTGCTCAATCTCCGTCGGCTGTATGCGGACGGGCATCGCGTGCAGCTGATGTCGCCGCTCGATCTCGCCGATGACGATTGGGTTGCGGTGGTCTCGAACATGGGCGCACCGCTGGTGGGTCAGGAGCGCCTTGCCGACAGCCGCAGCATCGCGCGCGCGGTGCGGATGCAGGAGGAGATCAACAACATCAAGTTCCGTGCCGTGATGTCGGTCGAGATCGGCGGCGGCAACGGCATGCAGGCGCTGATGGCGGCCGCGCATCTGAACATTCCCGTGGTCGACGCCGACTGCATGGGCCGCGCCTTTCCCGAGGCGCAGATGACGTCGGTGGCGATCGGCGATCTCAAGCCCTATCCCTGCACGTTGTATGATCCGCGCGGCATCGAGGCTGTCGTGACCAAGGTGCCCTCGTGGAAGTGGATGGAGCGCGCCAGCCGCAAGATCTGCGTCGAGATGGGCTCGATCGCCTCGACGAGCAAGGCGCCGCGCACCGGGCGCGAGGTCAAGGACTGGGGCATCCATTTCACCACCACCAAGGCGATTGCGATCGGCCGTGCCGTGAACGCCGCCAACAAGAACCACCAGGATCCGATCGCGGCGATCCTCGACTGCGAGGGTGGCCAGCGGCTGTTCACGGGCAAGATCGTCGACGTCGAGCGCCGCACCACCGAAGGCTTCCTCCGCGGCTCTGCCGTCATCGAGGGCAGCGACGCCGATCGCGGCACGCAGCTCAAGCTGTCGTTTCAGAACGAATGGATCGTGGCCTGGCGCGGTGATGAAGCCATCGCGATGTCGCCCGACCTGATCTGCGTGCTCGACAGCGTCAACGGCCACGGCATCGGCACCGAGACCGTGCGCTACGGCCAGCGCGTCACCGTGATTGCCCTGCCCGCGCCCGCGGTGCTGACCAGCCCGCGCGGACTGGAGTTCGTCGGCCCCCGCGCCTTTGGTTACGACCTCGATTTCCGGTCGCTGTTTGCGACCGCTGGAGCCTAG
- a CDS encoding DUF3606 domain-containing protein: MAAKKKTSTAKSARGRKQDRSRVASGQDYEVRYEAKKSGRSASAVKKAVKKVGNSRKKVERKLAR; the protein is encoded by the coding sequence ATGGCAGCAAAGAAGAAGACCTCGACAGCAAAGTCGGCGCGCGGACGCAAGCAGGATCGCTCCCGCGTCGCAAGCGGTCAGGACTACGAAGTGCGTTACGAAGCGAAGAAGAGCGGCCGCTCGGCATCGGCCGTGAAGAAGGCGGTCAAGAAGGTGGGCAACAGCCGCAAGAAGGTCGAGCGCAAGCTCGCGCGTTAG
- a CDS encoding hydantoinase/oxoprolinase N-terminal domain-containing protein codes for MKRIGIDVGGTNTDAVLIADDKVVHSVKAATTADVTSGILAALKALRENPAAAVPVDAVVIGTTHFINAVVQRRHLQKIGAVRIGMPASASLPPFCDWPADLAELVSGETFMLEGGHDYDGRPFMPLDTDGLKAAARAIKANGLRSVAVASSFSPLDPSCEITAREIFAEICPDVAVTLSHDLGRIGLLERENAALLNAALHDLAVTTVAAFRKAIADSGIDAPLFLTQNDGTVMQAEIATAFPVMSFASGATNSMRGAAYLSGLDDAMVVDVGGTTSDIGQLRHGFPREANAVVEVGGVRTLFRMPDLLSIGLGGGSHVAREPVRVGPVSVGYRLTSEALVFGGDQLTATDIAVAAGLIDIGERARVAHLPKALIDAALADAHKQLEGDIDRMKTEAGDVPLLAVGGGAFLVPERLAGISNIVRVPHGDCANAVGAAIAQVSGEADQVFRDLTRDEAIAAARGIAEDRAVQAGAERGTLKTVDVEDMPIAYLPGNALRVRVRVAGAIAEPDIGAAA; via the coding sequence ATGAAGCGGATTGGTATTGACGTTGGTGGCACCAACACCGACGCGGTCTTGATTGCCGACGACAAGGTCGTCCACTCCGTCAAGGCCGCGACCACCGCCGACGTCACCTCCGGCATTCTCGCGGCGCTGAAGGCGTTGCGCGAAAATCCCGCAGCGGCCGTGCCGGTCGATGCGGTCGTGATCGGCACCACGCATTTCATCAATGCGGTGGTGCAGCGGCGGCATCTGCAGAAGATCGGCGCTGTCAGGATCGGCATGCCCGCCTCCGCCTCGCTGCCGCCGTTCTGCGACTGGCCGGCGGATCTGGCCGAACTCGTCAGCGGCGAGACGTTCATGCTGGAGGGTGGCCATGACTATGACGGTCGTCCCTTCATGCCGCTCGACACCGACGGCCTCAAGGCCGCCGCGCGCGCGATCAAGGCCAACGGCCTGCGCTCGGTCGCTGTCGCCTCGTCGTTCTCGCCGCTCGATCCGAGCTGCGAGATCACGGCGCGGGAGATCTTCGCCGAGATCTGCCCCGACGTCGCGGTCACGCTGTCACACGACCTCGGCCGCATCGGACTCCTCGAGCGCGAGAACGCCGCGCTGCTCAATGCCGCGCTCCACGACCTCGCCGTCACCACCGTCGCTGCCTTCCGCAAGGCCATCGCCGACTCCGGCATCGATGCGCCGCTGTTCCTGACGCAGAACGACGGCACCGTGATGCAGGCGGAGATCGCGACCGCCTTCCCAGTCATGAGCTTCGCCTCCGGCGCCACCAATTCGATGCGCGGCGCTGCGTATCTCTCCGGCCTCGACGACGCCATGGTCGTCGATGTCGGCGGCACCACCTCCGACATCGGCCAGCTCCGCCACGGCTTTCCGCGCGAGGCCAATGCCGTGGTCGAGGTCGGCGGCGTGCGCACCCTGTTCCGCATGCCCGACCTGCTCTCGATCGGCCTCGGCGGCGGCAGCCACGTCGCGCGCGAGCCGGTCCGTGTCGGCCCCGTCAGCGTCGGATATCGGCTGACATCCGAGGCGCTGGTGTTCGGCGGCGACCAGCTCACCGCGACCGATATCGCGGTGGCGGCCGGGCTGATCGACATCGGCGAGCGCGCGCGCGTCGCGCATCTGCCGAAAGCGCTCATCGATGCCGCGCTCGCCGACGCGCACAAGCAGCTCGAGGGCGACATCGACCGCATGAAGACCGAGGCCGGCGACGTGCCGCTGCTCGCGGTCGGCGGCGGTGCCTTCCTGGTGCCGGAGCGGCTTGCCGGCATTTCGAACATCGTCCGCGTCCCGCATGGCGACTGTGCCAACGCGGTCGGCGCGGCGATCGCCCAGGTGTCGGGCGAGGCCGACCAGGTGTTCCGCGACCTGACCCGCGACGAGGCCATCGCGGCGGCCCGCGGCATCGCCGAGGACCGCGCGGTGCAAGCGGGCGCCGAGCGCGGCACGCTCAAGACGGTCGACGTCGAGGACATGCCGATCGCCTACCTCCCCGGCAATGCGCTCCGCGTCCGTGTCCGCGTCGCCGGCGCCATCGCTGAGCCTGATATTGGCGCGGCGGCGTAG
- a CDS encoding AroM family protein produces MGVVVIGQSPRPTTEAEIAAVLSPGMTIELRGALDGMSRAEIDQIPPVDGADSLFTLLPNGDNVRLSKKAVETRANAQLAKFRQEGIDVVMLACTGEFPNIAPEGLVILPSAVLHKLVEAVLPKGRLGVFSPLPEQTALIAGKWQREGVDVVGVTLQPGSDDATVDAAAREMAAKQPDLVVLDCMSYSSANKARVRRHHPGPVILSIAAAARVVEELVS; encoded by the coding sequence ATGGGCGTCGTCGTCATCGGCCAAAGCCCGCGCCCAACAACGGAGGCCGAGATCGCGGCCGTGCTGTCGCCCGGCATGACGATCGAGCTGCGCGGCGCGCTCGACGGCATGAGTCGGGCCGAGATCGATCAGATTCCGCCGGTCGATGGCGCCGACTCGTTGTTCACCTTGCTGCCGAACGGCGACAATGTGCGGCTCAGCAAGAAGGCCGTCGAGACCCGCGCCAATGCGCAGCTCGCAAAGTTTCGGCAGGAGGGCATCGACGTCGTCATGCTCGCCTGCACCGGCGAATTTCCGAACATCGCGCCAGAAGGTTTGGTGATCCTGCCCTCGGCCGTGCTGCACAAGCTGGTCGAGGCGGTGCTGCCGAAGGGCCGGCTCGGCGTATTCTCGCCACTACCGGAGCAGACCGCGCTGATTGCCGGGAAATGGCAACGCGAGGGCGTCGATGTCGTCGGCGTCACGCTGCAGCCGGGCTCGGATGACGCCACCGTCGATGCCGCCGCGCGCGAGATGGCGGCCAAGCAGCCCGACCTCGTCGTGCTCGACTGCATGAGCTATTCCAGCGCCAACAAGGCCCGCGTGCGTCGGCATCATCCGGGCCCCGTGATCCTGTCGATCGCCGCGGCCGCGCGCGTGGTCGAGGAGTTGGTGTCGTGA
- a CDS encoding ABC transporter ATP-binding protein, whose protein sequence is MSAAIEIASVSKIYDGGVRAVDTVAMDIRPGEFFSLLGPSGCGKTTTLRMIAGFDSPSTGEIRLDGADITHVPAHKRDMAMVFQNYALFPHRTVAENVDFGLRMRKVDKATIAAKVKAALAMVELSGMEDRRPAQLSGGQQQRVALARAIVISPRVLLCDEPLGALDKKLRQQMQFELKQLQKNLGVTLVFVTHDQEEALAMSDRIAVMNAGRVEQIGTPVEIYDQPRTRFVADFIGDTNIFRGQRVTVDGGSGIAVGNGLVLPLSRAVAAADGEVLSVALRPEKITVSPADQAVAKSTSARGTVESTNFLGGAVLYRIVLDGGQRVLAQQPNSGAGPLHTPGQTVALGWRPADLVILED, encoded by the coding sequence ATGAGCGCTGCCATCGAGATCGCCTCGGTCAGCAAGATCTATGACGGCGGCGTGCGCGCCGTCGACACGGTTGCCATGGACATCCGGCCGGGCGAGTTCTTCTCGCTGCTCGGCCCCTCCGGCTGCGGCAAGACCACGACATTGCGCATGATCGCGGGCTTCGACAGCCCGAGCACCGGCGAGATCCGGCTCGACGGTGCCGACATCACCCATGTGCCCGCGCACAAGCGCGACATGGCGATGGTGTTCCAGAACTACGCGCTGTTCCCGCATCGGACGGTCGCCGAGAACGTCGACTTCGGCCTGCGCATGCGCAAGGTCGACAAGGCGACCATCGCCGCCAAGGTGAAGGCCGCGCTGGCGATGGTCGAATTGTCGGGCATGGAGGATCGCAGGCCGGCGCAGCTGTCTGGCGGCCAGCAGCAGCGCGTCGCGCTCGCACGCGCCATCGTCATCTCGCCGCGCGTCCTGCTGTGCGACGAGCCGCTCGGCGCGCTCGACAAGAAACTGCGGCAGCAGATGCAGTTCGAACTGAAGCAGTTGCAGAAGAACCTCGGGGTGACGCTCGTCTTCGTCACCCATGACCAGGAAGAGGCGCTGGCGATGTCGGACCGCATCGCGGTGATGAATGCCGGTCGCGTCGAGCAGATCGGCACGCCGGTCGAGATCTACGATCAGCCGCGGACGCGTTTCGTTGCCGACTTCATCGGCGACACCAACATCTTCCGCGGCCAGCGCGTGACAGTCGACGGTGGTTCGGGCATCGCGGTCGGCAATGGTCTGGTGCTGCCGCTGTCGCGTGCGGTGGCCGCAGCCGACGGCGAGGTTCTGTCGGTCGCGTTGCGGCCGGAGAAGATCACGGTGTCTCCAGCCGATCAGGCCGTCGCCAAGAGCACGTCGGCCCGCGGGACGGTCGAGAGCACGAACTTCCTCGGCGGTGCCGTGCTGTATCGCATCGTGCTCGACGGCGGCCAGCGCGTGCTGGCGCAGCAGCCGAATTCCGGAGCCGGACCACTTCATACGCCGGGTCAGACCGTTGCGCTCGGCTGGCGGCCGGCCGATCTCGTCATTCTCGAGGATTGA
- a CDS encoding aldehyde dehydrogenase family protein, with protein MAQAHSLSLATETIGILTSLGVAPERLRGGPRAARSPITGEVLAQLHDDTQADATALIARAHGAFLQWRLLPAPKRGELVRLLGEELRANKAALGRLVSIEAGKIVSEGLGEVQEMIDICDFAVGLSRQLYGLTIATERAEHRMMETWHPLGVIGVISAFNFPVAVWAWNAAIALVCGNSVVWKPSEKTPLTALATDALLARAIARYRREGGEAPDGLAGLLLGGRAVGEMLVDDARVPLVSATGSTAMGRVVGACLAGRFARAILELGGNNAAIVTPTADLDLTLRAVAFAAMGTAGQRCTSLRRLFVHADVYDQLVPRLKQAYGSVAIGNPLEQGTLIGPLIDRGAFDAMQDALSAAKDHGGRVFGGERVSVGGFEDAYYVRPALVEIATQAGPVERETFAPILYVMPYRDLDAAIELHNAVPQGLSSSIFTNDLREAELFVSSRGSDCGIANVNIGPSGAEIGGAFGGEKETGGGRESGSDSWKAYMRRATNTVNYGRSLPLAQGVKFDIG; from the coding sequence ATGGCGCAAGCACATTCTCTCAGCCTCGCTACCGAAACGATCGGTATCCTGACCTCGCTCGGCGTTGCCCCGGAGCGGCTGCGCGGCGGCCCGCGTGCCGCGCGGTCCCCGATCACCGGCGAGGTGCTGGCGCAGCTGCACGATGACACGCAGGCGGACGCCACAGCGCTGATTGCCCGCGCCCATGGCGCCTTTTTGCAGTGGCGACTGCTGCCGGCGCCGAAGCGCGGCGAACTGGTGCGGCTGCTCGGCGAGGAGCTGCGCGCCAACAAGGCGGCGCTCGGACGCCTGGTCTCGATCGAGGCCGGCAAGATCGTCTCTGAGGGGCTCGGCGAGGTTCAGGAGATGATCGACATCTGCGACTTCGCCGTCGGCCTGTCGCGCCAGCTCTACGGCCTGACGATCGCGACCGAGCGCGCCGAGCACCGCATGATGGAGACATGGCATCCCCTGGGGGTGATCGGCGTCATCTCGGCATTCAACTTTCCGGTTGCCGTTTGGGCCTGGAATGCGGCGATTGCGCTGGTGTGCGGCAACAGCGTCGTGTGGAAGCCCTCCGAGAAGACTCCGCTGACGGCGCTGGCGACCGACGCGCTGCTGGCGCGGGCGATCGCCCGCTATCGCCGCGAGGGTGGCGAGGCGCCGGACGGGCTCGCTGGCCTGCTGCTCGGCGGCCGCGCCGTGGGCGAGATGCTGGTGGACGACGCAAGGGTGCCGCTGGTGTCGGCGACCGGATCGACCGCGATGGGCCGCGTGGTCGGCGCCTGCCTCGCCGGCCGCTTTGCCCGCGCCATCCTCGAGCTCGGCGGCAACAATGCCGCGATCGTCACGCCCACCGCCGATCTCGATCTCACGCTGCGTGCGGTGGCCTTCGCCGCGATGGGCACCGCCGGTCAACGCTGCACCAGCCTCCGTCGGCTGTTCGTCCACGCCGATGTCTACGATCAGTTGGTGCCGCGCCTGAAGCAGGCCTATGGCTCGGTGGCGATCGGCAATCCGCTGGAGCAGGGCACGCTGATCGGTCCGCTGATCGACCGCGGCGCTTTTGACGCCATGCAGGATGCGCTGAGCGCTGCGAAGGATCACGGCGGCCGCGTGTTCGGTGGCGAGCGCGTCAGCGTCGGCGGCTTCGAGGATGCCTACTACGTGCGGCCGGCGCTGGTCGAGATCGCCACACAGGCTGGGCCGGTCGAGCGCGAGACCTTCGCGCCCATCCTCTATGTGATGCCGTATCGCGATCTCGATGCCGCGATCGAGCTGCACAACGCAGTGCCGCAGGGCCTGTCGTCGTCGATCTTCACCAACGATCTGCGCGAAGCCGAATTGTTCGTCTCGTCGCGCGGCTCCGACTGCGGCATCGCCAACGTCAATATCGGGCCGTCGGGCGCCGAGATCGGCGGCGCGTTCGGTGGTGAGAAGGAGACCGGCGGCGGCCGCGAGTCAGGCTCGGATTCGTGGAAGGCGTACATGCGCCGCGCCACCAACACAGTGAACTACGGGCGTAGCCTGCCGCTGGCGCAGGGCGTGAAGTTCGACATCGGGTGA